A stretch of the Glycine soja cultivar W05 chromosome 13, ASM419377v2, whole genome shotgun sequence genome encodes the following:
- the LOC114381190 gene encoding protein NRT1/ PTR FAMILY 5.6-like, with protein MEQEMEKRNEGRIEESEEKWVHDASVDYKGRVPLRASTGVWKASLFVLTIEFSERVSYFSIASNLISYLTKVMHEDLSTASKNVNYWSGTTTLMPLVGGFVADAYTGRFYMVLFSSFVYLMGLSLLIMSQFIPSLKPCNTKICQEPRKVHEVVFFLALYCISFGTGGYKPCLESFGADQFDDDHLEERKKKMSFFNWWNFALCFALLLGATVIVYVQDFVSWGVATLILAILMALTVVAFCVGKPFYRYRRAEGNPLTPIFQVLIAAIRKRNLSCPSNPSLLHEVPELERTQGRLLSHTNRLRFLDKAAIIEEKRVEQKYNPWRLATVSRVEETKLVLNIIPIWLTSLTIGVCVGQGQTLFVKQAAATNLEISDSFKIPPASMASVAAVGTLIAVPIYDRIVVPILRKVTGNERGINILRRIGIGMTLSVILMVVAALVEKKRLRLMVGHETMSVLWLIPQYLILGVGDSFSLVGLQEYFYDEVPDSMRSIGMALYLSVLGVGFFLSSFLIIIVEHVTGKTGKSWIGKDINSSRLDKFYWMLAVINAFVLCVFLLVSKRYTYKTVQRRAMETDSCKSDGVEMVA; from the exons ATGGAGCAAGAAATGGAGAAGAGAAATGAAGGCAGAATTGAAGAAAGTGAAGAGAAATGGGTGCATGATGCATCTGTGGATTATAAAGGCAGAGTTCCCCTCCGTGCTTCCACTGGTGTATGGAAAGCCTCCCTCTTTGTCCTCA CAATTGAATTTAGTGAAAGGGTAAGCTACTTTAGTATAGCCAGTAATCTTATCTCGTACCTGACTAAAGTGATGCATGAAGACCTCAGTACAGCAAGCAAGAATGTGAACTACTGGTCAGGAACAACAACCCTTATGCCTCTGGTTGGGGGATTTGTTGCTGATGCTTACACTGGTCGATTTTATATGGTCCTGTTTTCTTCCTTTGTATACCTTATG GGATTAAGCCTGTTGATCATGTCTCAATTCATCCCAAGTCTAAAGCCTTGCAACACTAAGATATGCCAAGAGCCTAGGAAGGTTCATGAAGTGGTTTTCTTCCTTGCCCTTTACTGCATCTCCTTTGGTACTGGAGGATACAAACCATGCTTGGAAAGCTTTGGAGCTGATCAATTTGATGATGACCACTTggaagaaaggaagaagaagatgtctTTCTTTAACTGGTGGAACTTTGCACTGTGCTTTGCATTGCTGCTTGGTGCAACGGTGATTGTTTATGTTCAAGATTTTGTCAGCTGGGGAGTTGCTACTCTTATCCTCGCTattcttatggctctcactgtCGTAGCTTTCTGTGTGGGAAAACCTTTTTACAGGTACAGGAGGGCAGAAGGAAACCCTTTAACACCGATTTTTCAGGTCTTAATTGCAGCAATAAGGAAAAGGAATCTTTCTTGTCCTTCAAATCCTTCATTATTACATGAGGTCCCTGAGTTAGAGAGGACCCAAGGAAGGCTTCTGAGCCACACTAACAGGCTCAG GTTTCTTGACAAGGCTGcaataattgaagaaaaacgTGTTGAGCAGAAGTACAATCCATGGAGATTAGCAACAGTGAGTAGAGTGGAGGAAACAAAACTTGTTCTAAATATAATTCCCATATGGCTAACTTCATTAACAATTGGAGTATGTGTGGGACAAGGCCAGACACTCTTTGTTAAACAAGCAGCCGCTACCAACTTAGAGATAAGCGACAGTTTCAAAATCCCACCAGCTTCCATGGCCTCTGTTGCAGCAGTTGGTACCTTAATAGCTGTCCCAATATATGATAGGATTGTTGTTCCAATTCTGAGGAAAGTCACGGGTAATGAAAGAGGCATCAACATCCTTAGGAGGATTGGCATTGGCATGACATTATCAGTCATACTCATGGTTGTTGCTGCCTTAGTAGAAAAAAAGAGATTAAGATTAATGGTTGGACATGAGACTATGAGTGTGTTGTGGTTGATACCCCAATACTTGATTCTAGGCGTTGGAGATTCGTTTTCTCTAGTTGGCTTGCAAGAGTATTTCTATGACGAAGTTCCTGACTCAATGAGAAGCATAGGAATGGCCTTGTATCTTAGTGTACTTGGAGTAGGATTTTTCTTAAGTAGCTTTTTAATCATCATTGTGGAACATGTCACGGGGAAAACTGGCAAAAGTTGGATTGGAAAGGACATAAATTCAAGCCGTTTGGATAAGTTTTATTGGATGCTAGCTGTCATAAATGCTTTTGTTCTGTGTGTCTTTCTCTTGGTGTCCAAAAGGTACACCTATAAGACTGTACAGAGAAGAGCTATGGAAACTGATTCTTGTAAGAGTGATGGGGTTGAGATGGTGGCTTGA
- the LOC114382379 gene encoding cucumisin-like isoform X1 → MTMDTCKTSPHLLILLCFASFLQLCHSASQQKSYIIYTGNSMNDEASALTLYSDMLQEVADSNAEPKLVQHHFKRSFSGFVAMLTEEEANRMARHDRVVAVFPNKKKQLHTTRSWDFIGFPLQANRAPAESDVIIAVFDSGIWPESESFNDKGFGPPPSKWKGTCQTSKNFTCNNKIIGAKIYKVDGFFSKDDPKSVRDIDGHGTHVASTAAGNPVSTASMLGLGQGTSRGGVTKARIAVYKVCWFDGCTDADILAAFDDAIADGVDIITVSLGGFSDENYFRDGIAIGAFHAVRNGVLTVTSAGNSGPRPSSLSNFSPWSISVAASTIDRKFVTKVELGNKITYEGTSINTFDLKGELYPIIYGGDAPNKGEGIDGSSSRYCSSGSLDKKLVKGKIVLCESRSKALGPFDAGAVGALIQGQGFRDLPPSLPLPGSYLALQDGASVYDYINSTRYQLKMPLTLTKSVENHIYLPNMDSFSFSFSYRTPIATIFKTDETKDTIAPVVASFSSRGPNIVTPEILKPDLVAPGVSILASWSPASPPSDIEGDNRTLNFNIISGTSMACPHVSGAAAYVKSFHPTWSPAAIRSALMTTAKQLSPKTHLLAEFAYGAGQIDPSKAVYPGLVYDAGEIDYVRFLCGQGYSTRTLQLITGDNSSCPETKNGSARDLNYASFALFVPPSNSNSVSGSFNRTVTNVGSPKSTYKATVTSPKGLKIEVNPSVLPFTSLNQKQTFVLTITGKLEGPIVSGSLVWDDGKYQVRSPIVVFNTA, encoded by the exons ATGACAATGGATACTTGTAAAACCTCTCCACATTTGCTGATACTTCTTTGCTTTGCTTCATTTCTCCAACTATGTCATTCAGCATCCCAACAAAAG AGCTACATTATCTACACTGGCAATAGCATGAATGATGAGGCTTCTGCGTTGACTCTTTATTCAGACATGCTACAAGAAGTTGCAGACAG CAATGCTGAGCCCAAGTTAGTACAGCACCACTTCAAGCGTAGTTTCAGTGGCTTTGTTGCTATGCTAACAGAGGAGGAAGCCAATAGAATGGCTA GACATGATAGAGTTGTAGCAGTctttcctaataaaaagaagcaACTCCATACAACAAGGTCATGGGATTTTATTGGCTTTCCACTACAAGCAAATAGAGCACCAGCTGAAAGTGATGTCATCATTGCAGTATTTGACTCTGGAATCTGGCCAGAATCTGAGAGCTTCAATGACAAAGGTTTCGGTCCACCACCTAGTAAATGGAAGGGCACCTGCCAAACTTCTAAAAATTTCACATGCAATAA TAAAATCATTGGGGCTAAGATTTACAAAGTAGATGGATTTTTTAGCAAGGATGATCCAAAATCTGTGAGGGATATAGATGGTCATGGCACTCATGTAGCATCAACAGCGGCTGGGAATCCAGTTAGCACAGCTAGCATGTTAGGCCTTGGTCAGGGAACATCAAGAGGTGGCGTGACAAAAGCACGCATTGCTGTGTACAAAGTGTGTTGGTTTGATGGTTGTACTGATGCAGACATACTTGCTGCATTTGATGATGCAATTGCAGATGGGGTTGACATAATAACAGTTTCTCTTGGAGGGTTCAGTGATGAAAACTACTTTAGAGATGGAATAGCCATTGGAGCATTTCATGCTGTGAGAAATGGAGTATTGACAGTAACTTCAGCTGGAAACAGTGGTCCAAGACCTTCCTCCCTGTCCAACTTTTCACCTTGGTCAATTAGTGTGGCTGCTAGTACCATAGACAGGAAGTTTGTTACCAAGGTTGAATTAGGTAACAAAATCACCTATGAG GGTACCTCAATAAATACATTTGATCTCAAGGGAGAATTGTATCCTATAATTTATGGTGGAGATGCACCAAACAAAGGCGAAGGCATAGATGGATCATCATCAAG GTATTGCTCCAGCGGTTCGTTGGACAAAAAATTAGTTAAGGGTAAAATTGTTCTCTGTGAGAGCAGAAGCAAAGCACTAGGCCCTTTCGATGCTGGTGCTGTTGGGGCATTGATACAAGGACAAGGTTTTAGAGATCTTCCTCCCTCTCTTCCATTGCCTGGATCTTACCTTGCCTTGCAGGATGGTGCCTCTGTATATGACTACATAAACTCTACAAGGTATCAACTAAAGATGCCACTTACATTAACCAAGAGTGTAGAGAACCATATATACTTGCCTAATAtggattctttttctttttctttttcttacagGACTCCAATTGCAACCATATTTAAGACTGATGAGACAAAGGATACAATAGCTCCTGTTGTGGCTTCTTTCTCTTCAAGGGGTCCAAACATTGTTACACCTGAAATTCTCAAG CCGGATTTAGTGGCTCCCGGAGTTTCCATTCTAGCTAGTTGGTCTCCAGCTTCCCCTCCTTCTGACATTGAAGGTGACAACAGAacattgaatttcaatattatCTCAGGAACTTCAATGGCTTGTCCACATGTTTCTGGGGCCGCAGCGTATGTTAAATCATTTCATCCAACATGGTCTCCTGCTGCTATTCGTTCAGCTCTAATGACAACAG CTAAACAACTTAGTCCCAAGACCCATCTTCTGGCAGAATTTGCATACGGCGCAGGCCAAATTGATCCTTCCAAGGCTGTGTACCCTGGTTTAGTATATGATGCTGGTGAAATAGACTATGTAAGATTTTTATGTGGACAAGGGTATAGTACAAGGACTTTACAACTCATCACAGGAGATAACAGTAGCTGCCCTGAAACAAAGAATGGTTCAGCAAGGGATCTAAACTATGCTTCATTTGCACTCTTTGTCCCACCCTCCAACTCCAATAGTGTAAGTGGCAGTTTTAACAGGACTGTTACAAATGTTGGGTCACCAAAGTCAACATATAAAGCTACTGTGACTTCTCCCAAGGGACTGAAAATTGAGGTGAACCCCAGTGTTCTACCATTCACTTCTCTTAACCAAAAGCAAACATTTGTGCTCACAATTACGGGAAAACTAGAAGGACCTATAGTTTCAGGCTCTTTGGTTTGGGATGATGGTAAGTACCAAGTGAGGAGCCCCATTGTTGTGTTCAATACAGCATAA
- the LOC114382379 gene encoding cucumisin-like isoform X2: MTMDTCKTSPHLLILLCFASFLQLCHSASQQKSYIIYTGNSMNDEASALTLYSDMLQEVADSNAEPKLVQHHFKRSFSGFVAMLTEEEANRMARHDRVVAVFPNKKKQLHTTRSWDFIGFPLQANRAPAESDVIIAVFDSGIWPESESFNDKGFGPPPSKWKGTCQTSKNFTCNNKIIGAKIYKVDGFFSKDDPKSVRDIDGHGTHVASTAAGNPVSTASMLGLGQGTSRGGVTKARIAVYKVCWFDGCTDADILAAFDDAIADGVDIITVSLGGFSDENYFRDGIAIGAFHAVRNGVLTVTSAGNSGPRPSSLSNFSPWSISVAASTIDRKFVTKVELGNKITYEGTSINTFDLKGELYPIIYGGDAPNKGEGIDGSSSRYCSSGSLDKKLVKGKIVLCESRSKALGPFDAGAVGALIQGQGFRDLPPSLPLPGSYLALQDGASVYDYINSTRTPIATIFKTDETKDTIAPVVASFSSRGPNIVTPEILKPDLVAPGVSILASWSPASPPSDIEGDNRTLNFNIISGTSMACPHVSGAAAYVKSFHPTWSPAAIRSALMTTAKQLSPKTHLLAEFAYGAGQIDPSKAVYPGLVYDAGEIDYVRFLCGQGYSTRTLQLITGDNSSCPETKNGSARDLNYASFALFVPPSNSNSVSGSFNRTVTNVGSPKSTYKATVTSPKGLKIEVNPSVLPFTSLNQKQTFVLTITGKLEGPIVSGSLVWDDGKYQVRSPIVVFNTA; this comes from the exons ATGACAATGGATACTTGTAAAACCTCTCCACATTTGCTGATACTTCTTTGCTTTGCTTCATTTCTCCAACTATGTCATTCAGCATCCCAACAAAAG AGCTACATTATCTACACTGGCAATAGCATGAATGATGAGGCTTCTGCGTTGACTCTTTATTCAGACATGCTACAAGAAGTTGCAGACAG CAATGCTGAGCCCAAGTTAGTACAGCACCACTTCAAGCGTAGTTTCAGTGGCTTTGTTGCTATGCTAACAGAGGAGGAAGCCAATAGAATGGCTA GACATGATAGAGTTGTAGCAGTctttcctaataaaaagaagcaACTCCATACAACAAGGTCATGGGATTTTATTGGCTTTCCACTACAAGCAAATAGAGCACCAGCTGAAAGTGATGTCATCATTGCAGTATTTGACTCTGGAATCTGGCCAGAATCTGAGAGCTTCAATGACAAAGGTTTCGGTCCACCACCTAGTAAATGGAAGGGCACCTGCCAAACTTCTAAAAATTTCACATGCAATAA TAAAATCATTGGGGCTAAGATTTACAAAGTAGATGGATTTTTTAGCAAGGATGATCCAAAATCTGTGAGGGATATAGATGGTCATGGCACTCATGTAGCATCAACAGCGGCTGGGAATCCAGTTAGCACAGCTAGCATGTTAGGCCTTGGTCAGGGAACATCAAGAGGTGGCGTGACAAAAGCACGCATTGCTGTGTACAAAGTGTGTTGGTTTGATGGTTGTACTGATGCAGACATACTTGCTGCATTTGATGATGCAATTGCAGATGGGGTTGACATAATAACAGTTTCTCTTGGAGGGTTCAGTGATGAAAACTACTTTAGAGATGGAATAGCCATTGGAGCATTTCATGCTGTGAGAAATGGAGTATTGACAGTAACTTCAGCTGGAAACAGTGGTCCAAGACCTTCCTCCCTGTCCAACTTTTCACCTTGGTCAATTAGTGTGGCTGCTAGTACCATAGACAGGAAGTTTGTTACCAAGGTTGAATTAGGTAACAAAATCACCTATGAG GGTACCTCAATAAATACATTTGATCTCAAGGGAGAATTGTATCCTATAATTTATGGTGGAGATGCACCAAACAAAGGCGAAGGCATAGATGGATCATCATCAAG GTATTGCTCCAGCGGTTCGTTGGACAAAAAATTAGTTAAGGGTAAAATTGTTCTCTGTGAGAGCAGAAGCAAAGCACTAGGCCCTTTCGATGCTGGTGCTGTTGGGGCATTGATACAAGGACAAGGTTTTAGAGATCTTCCTCCCTCTCTTCCATTGCCTGGATCTTACCTTGCCTTGCAGGATGGTGCCTCTGTATATGACTACATAAACTCTACAAG GACTCCAATTGCAACCATATTTAAGACTGATGAGACAAAGGATACAATAGCTCCTGTTGTGGCTTCTTTCTCTTCAAGGGGTCCAAACATTGTTACACCTGAAATTCTCAAG CCGGATTTAGTGGCTCCCGGAGTTTCCATTCTAGCTAGTTGGTCTCCAGCTTCCCCTCCTTCTGACATTGAAGGTGACAACAGAacattgaatttcaatattatCTCAGGAACTTCAATGGCTTGTCCACATGTTTCTGGGGCCGCAGCGTATGTTAAATCATTTCATCCAACATGGTCTCCTGCTGCTATTCGTTCAGCTCTAATGACAACAG CTAAACAACTTAGTCCCAAGACCCATCTTCTGGCAGAATTTGCATACGGCGCAGGCCAAATTGATCCTTCCAAGGCTGTGTACCCTGGTTTAGTATATGATGCTGGTGAAATAGACTATGTAAGATTTTTATGTGGACAAGGGTATAGTACAAGGACTTTACAACTCATCACAGGAGATAACAGTAGCTGCCCTGAAACAAAGAATGGTTCAGCAAGGGATCTAAACTATGCTTCATTTGCACTCTTTGTCCCACCCTCCAACTCCAATAGTGTAAGTGGCAGTTTTAACAGGACTGTTACAAATGTTGGGTCACCAAAGTCAACATATAAAGCTACTGTGACTTCTCCCAAGGGACTGAAAATTGAGGTGAACCCCAGTGTTCTACCATTCACTTCTCTTAACCAAAAGCAAACATTTGTGCTCACAATTACGGGAAAACTAGAAGGACCTATAGTTTCAGGCTCTTTGGTTTGGGATGATGGTAAGTACCAAGTGAGGAGCCCCATTGTTGTGTTCAATACAGCATAA